A DNA window from Trichomycterus rosablanca isolate fTriRos1 chromosome 9, fTriRos1.hap1, whole genome shotgun sequence contains the following coding sequences:
- the LOC134319871 gene encoding golgin subfamily A member 6-like protein 24 yields the protein MDSSSAENTRFMKQRRDLLKKIDTAITSIRQEKISQRVAMQEKRAIQGETQKELFFHLLQLEKEKWQAATRALQRFSTSVRNSDTKVSEGVKIMQVSSRNQEGKLSALEMKEMKKQRGMEVMSTNIEMHQVEVEHKRSLNEDSKSGRGSEAEAMDTDVASSLATESNQEVRSKNKEPGKQVEEEKIKNNKGQTSESDEESQCQEETEKDEKSNIAIQCEAEAVETDLETPCDTLSDEEETSVEEDKDEDKIKKGKNKISKIEKKEEEKWCQEEKEETESISTVIQSEAEADETVLETPWDTDSEEEEKRCEKERDRGMTDKREGETQPPEEEEDKDTKTDKETEKEDTELDTPWDTESEEEERIRIEKKKIKLVQKKKEEMQRNDKEKKKDTESDKRKKEKTEEEERTHVQDKMERTKMEKRGKAIRERAEERRQKERMVIQKREEVERKNEGAKIEKKEEKERRNTEKEKKQNEKYRAQIEKREKERRQIEEDERKRQKEKADIKQREEERRKMEEKDERKRQKEKADIEKREEESRKMEEKDERKRQKEKADRDKREKEERTGTEKEKNQKEKYKTEIEKREKEKIKMQEVKKKRQKERAKMEKREEEERKIEARAMEEKWQKERAEIKESKKTEEEYKAENLKKRAENLKRQNEKEKTKMRRQEEKRKEEEEKRQIKEERAEMKQREKEKRKRERNEEKRQKEKERAEIQRGEKDKKQQEKERTEVLNKQMKTERQVKEKYSEDEQKNYEESERQEDIIVQETEMIWAIRKTKKEIQSECERRKKQTMKENGKVKVESTNSENLPSHPAEPSKQQKPAEQPVSESSRKTQESKQAEVATRSQTNCKLEAKNPKTVLERVSRNIAEYFTKKEEEQSYRLELKQLGEERQRMEKEMLEKLLQKRRQERLAKRLKAEEEIKHRGMPKCKDFSIFAAN from the exons ATGGATTCTTCCAGTGCTGAAAACACTAGGTTCATGAAGCAGAGGAGAGATCTGCTAAAAAAAATAGACACTGCCATCACCTCCATACGTCAGGAGAAAATCAGCCAACGTGTAGCAATGCAGGAGAAAAGAGCCATCCAGGGTGAAACCCAGAAAGAGCTGTTCTTCCATCTCCTGCAGCTGGAAAAAGAAAAGTGGCAGGCAGCTACCAGGGCTCTCCAGAGGTTTTCCACCTCTGTGAGAAACAGTGATACGAAGGTATCCGAAGGAGTGAAGATCATGCAGGTTTCAAGTAGAAACCAGGAGGGAAAGCTGTCTGCACTGGAGATGAAGGAAATGAAAAAGCAAAGAGGGATGGAAGTGATGAGCACAAATATAGAAATGCATCAGGTGGAGGTGGAGCACAAAAGAAGTTTGAATGAGGACAGCAAG AGTGGCAGAGGCAGTGAGGCAGAGGCAATGGATACTGATGTGGCGTCATCACTGGCCACAGAGTCTAACCAGGAAGTGAGAAGCAAAAACAAAGAACCAGGGAAACAGGTGGAGGAGGAAAAGATAAAGAACAATAAAGGACAAACATCAGAGTCTGATGAAGAGAGTCAGTGTCAGGAGGAAACAGAGAAAGATGAAAAAAGCAATATTGCTATCCAGTGTGAGGCAGAGGCAGTAGAAACTGACCTGGAGACACCATGCGACACACTGTCTGATGAAGAAGAGACAAGTGTggaggaagataaagatgaGGACAAGATAAAGAaaggcaaaaataaaatatcaaagattgaaaagaaagaggaagagaaaTGGTGTCAGGAGGAAAAAGAGGAAACTGAAAGTATCAGCACTGTTATCCAGAGTGAGGCAGAGGCTGATGAGACTGTCCTGGAGACACCCTGGGATACAGACTCTGAGGAGGAGGAGAAAAGGTGTGAGAAGGAGCGGGACAGGGGAATGACTGATAAGAGAGAGGGTGAAACACAACCACCTGAAGAAGAGGAAGATAAGGATACTAAGACTGATAAGGAGACTGAGAAAGAAGACACTGAGCTGGATACACCTTGGGACACAGAGTCCGAGGAGGAAGAAAGAATAAGGATTGAGAAGAAGAAAATTAAGCTGGttcaaaagaaaaaagaggaaatgcaaagaaatgacaaagaaaagaaaaaagacacaGAGAGtgataaaaggaaaaaagaaaaaacagaggAAGAAGAAAGAACACATGTGCAAGATAAAATGGAAAGAACCAAAATGGAGAAAAGAGGAAAAGCTATAAGGGAAAGGGCTGAGGAGAGGAGGCAGAAAGAAAGAATGGTGATACAGAAAAGAGAGGAAGTGGAAAGGAAAAATGAGGGAGCAAAGATAGAGAAAAAAGAGGAGAAGGAAAGAAGAAATacagaaaaggaaaagaaacAGAATGAGAAATATAGAGCACAGATtgagaaaagagagaaagagagaagacAAATTGAGGAGGATGAGAGGAAAAGGCAGAAAGAGAAAGCAGATATAAAGCAAAGAGaggaagaaagaagaaaaatggaGGAGAAGGATGAGAGAAAAAGGCAGAAAGAGAAGGCAGATATAGAGAAAAGAGAGGAAGAAAGTAGAAAAATGGAGGAGAAGGATGAGAGAAAAAGGCAGAAAGAGAAGGCAGATAGAgataaaagagagaaagaggaaaGAACAGGGACAGAAAAGGAAAAGAATCAAAAAGAGAAATATAAAACAGAGATcgagaaaagagagaaagagaaaataaaaatgcaggagGTCAAAAAGAAAAGGCAAAAAGAGAGAGCAAAGATGGAGAAAAGAGAGGAAGAGGAAAGAAAAATTGAGGCAAGGGCAATGGAGGAAAAGTGGCAGAAAGAGAGAGCAGAGATAAAGGAAAGTAAAAAGACAGAAGAGGAGTATAAAGCAGAGAACTTAAAGAAAAGGGCAGAAAACTTAAAGAGGCAAAacgaaaaagaaaaaacaaagatGAGGAGACAGGAAGAGAAAagaaaggaggaggaggaaaagAGGCAGATAAAGGAAGAGAGAGCAGAGATGAagcaaagagagaaagagaagagaaaaagggaaaggaacgaggaaaagagacagaaagaaaaagaaagagcagaAATACAGAGGGGAGAGAAAGATAAAAAGCAACAAGAGAAGGAAAGAACAGAAGTTTTGAATAAGCAGATGAAAACAGAGAGGCaggtaaaagaaaaatacagtgAAGATGAGCAGAAAAATTATGAAGAAAGTGAAAGACAAGAAGACATAATAGTTCAAGAGACAGAAATGATCTGGGCTATAAGAAAGACAAAGAAGGAAATACAAAGCGAATGTGAAAGGAGGAAGAAGCAGACCATGAAGGAAAATGGAAAGGTAAAAGTAGAGAGCACAAACAGTGAGAACCTCCCATCACATCCAGCAGAGCCCAGCAAACAACAGAAACCTGCAGAGCAGCCGGTGTCTGAATCCTCCAGAAAAACCCAGGAATCAAAACAAGCCGAAGTAGCCACCAGGTCCCAGACGAATTGTAAACTTGAGGCGAAGAACCCAAAGACAGTCCTGGAACGGGTTTCCAGAAACATTGCAGAGTACTttacaaaaaaagaagaagaacagAGCTACCGGCTTGAACTGAAACAGCTGGGAGAAGAAAGACAGAGGATGGAGAAGGAGATGCTGGAGAAACTGCTTCAGAAAAGGAGGCAGGAAAGGCTGGCCAAACGCTTGAAAGCTGAAGAAGAGATAAAACATAGAGGCATGCCAAAGTGCAAAG ATTTCTCAATTTTTGCTGCTAATTGA